One window of the Devosia sp. 2618 genome contains the following:
- a CDS encoding TRAP transporter small permease subunit, translating into MITRLTGWIMDAAKVTMSVAFAVMIFTTLLQIVNRYAFNFSIFWTEELIVMLLVWATLLGLPVQLWRHEEILVDIIELPAGWMRTLKAKTAIVSSIVFCAALAWTGMDFAMRGLPVVSPALGISRFWFFLPIPLSAALAILALLVRPPGPSIGGYD; encoded by the coding sequence ATGATCACACGCCTCACGGGGTGGATCATGGATGCGGCGAAGGTCACCATGTCGGTGGCCTTCGCTGTCATGATCTTCACGACGCTGCTCCAGATCGTCAATCGATATGCGTTCAACTTCAGCATCTTCTGGACCGAGGAGCTGATCGTCATGCTGTTGGTCTGGGCAACTTTGCTGGGCCTGCCGGTACAGTTGTGGCGGCATGAGGAAATCCTCGTGGACATAATTGAGTTGCCCGCCGGCTGGATGCGCACGCTCAAGGCCAAGACGGCAATCGTCTCGTCCATCGTTTTCTGCGCGGCGCTAGCCTGGACCGGAATGGACTTTGCCATGCGCGGCCTACCGGTCGTGTCCCCGGCGCTGGGCATTTCGCGATTCTGGTTCTTTTTGCCCATTCCGCTTTCGGCTGCCCTCGCCATTCTGGCGCTCTTGGTGCGTCCGCCGGGACCAAGCATCGGAGGATATGATTGA
- a CDS encoding TRAP transporter large permease, producing MLISLTLLLLLFIALGMPIAFSMGLAAFGALALDGSIPLLVMPQKMYSSLDSFPLLAIPLFILAGAVMNISGITGRLIDLSRILVGRLRGGMGHVTIMTSFLFATISGSAAASAAAVGSMMVPAMVEDGFRKEDAAVVNASAAILGPILPPSVVMVIYASMTGLSVGTLFLAGIFPGVLIALVLMGAVFVLAHRDGIKKSVTAVSAREIFDAIRRSIVALLMPAIIVGGIISGVVTATEAGVIAVLYGAAFALLTRRSTLGQLASNMTQAAITSSSIMIIMGGASVFGWIIAREGVPVMIVTAMQAFTADPLIAMAAILVILLVIGIFIEPIPALIMLVPVLQPLGMSYGFDPYQFAMVIIFGVLMGSLTPPVAVLLLITCKIAGVDQNKANRPLLPVFGALIGALVIIAFVPGVSTLIPALFSPS from the coding sequence ATGCTGATCTCGCTTACCCTTCTCCTGCTTCTGTTCATCGCCTTGGGCATGCCCATCGCCTTTTCCATGGGGCTGGCGGCCTTTGGCGCGCTGGCGCTGGATGGATCGATCCCGCTTCTGGTCATGCCCCAGAAAATGTACAGCTCGCTCGACAGCTTTCCACTACTGGCCATTCCCCTGTTTATTCTGGCAGGCGCGGTGATGAATATCAGTGGCATTACCGGCCGGCTCATCGACCTGTCGCGTATATTGGTCGGTCGGCTGCGCGGTGGCATGGGCCATGTCACGATCATGACCAGCTTCCTGTTCGCCACCATTTCCGGCTCTGCTGCCGCATCGGCCGCAGCAGTTGGCTCTATGATGGTCCCGGCCATGGTCGAGGACGGTTTCCGCAAGGAAGACGCTGCGGTGGTCAATGCCTCCGCCGCTATTCTGGGCCCGATCCTGCCGCCCAGCGTCGTCATGGTGATCTACGCTTCCATGACCGGATTGTCGGTAGGCACGCTGTTCCTTGCCGGTATTTTTCCAGGTGTGCTGATTGCCTTGGTGCTGATGGGTGCAGTCTTTGTTCTTGCGCATCGAGACGGCATCAAGAAGTCGGTGACCGCAGTCAGTGCCCGTGAAATCTTCGATGCGATCCGGCGCTCGATCGTTGCGCTCCTGATGCCAGCAATCATTGTGGGTGGCATTATATCGGGCGTGGTGACGGCCACCGAAGCCGGCGTGATCGCCGTGCTCTATGGCGCGGCCTTTGCCTTGCTGACACGTCGCAGCACACTGGGCCAGCTAGCCTCAAATATGACCCAGGCGGCGATCACCTCGTCCTCGATCATGATCATCATGGGCGGCGCATCGGTGTTCGGCTGGATCATCGCCCGCGAAGGCGTGCCGGTGATGATCGTGACCGCAATGCAGGCCTTTACAGCAGATCCCCTGATCGCCATGGCTGCCATTCTGGTGATCCTTCTCGTCATCGGCATCTTCATCGAGCCGATCCCGGCACTGATCATGCTGGTTCCGGTGCTTCAGCCACTGGGCATGTCCTATGGGTTCGACCCCTATCAGTTTGCCATGGTGATCATCTTTGGCGTGCTGATGGGATCGCTGACGCCGCCCGTTGCAGTCCTGCTGCTGATCACCTGCAAGATTGCGGGCGTTGACCAGAACAAGGCTAACCGCCCGTTGTTACCGGTCTTCGGGGCGCTGATCGGGGCGCTAGTGATCATCGCCTTTGTTCCGGGTGTATCGACGCTGATTCCCGCGCTGTTCAGCCCCTCATAA
- a CDS encoding recombinase family protein, with the protein MAEQIGSRTQARRLRALGYCRVSTRRQADHQVSLDDQQRKIDATCVLRDADLVEVFVEPGVSARSDQRPEFKRMLAFACDPANHVDVVIVYAFSRFFRNPTQYLHYKELL; encoded by the coding sequence ATGGCTGAACAGATCGGATCGCGGACGCAAGCGCGTCGTCTTCGGGCTCTCGGCTATTGCCGCGTCAGCACTAGACGCCAGGCCGACCACCAGGTCTCCCTCGATGACCAACAGAGGAAAATCGACGCCACCTGCGTGCTCCGCGATGCCGATCTCGTCGAGGTGTTCGTTGAACCGGGGGTGTCGGCTCGATCCGATCAGCGGCCTGAGTTCAAGCGGATGCTCGCCTTCGCCTGCGATCCCGCCAATCACGTGGACGTGGTCATTGTTTATGCCTTCAGCCGCTTCTTCCGCAATCCCACCCAGTATCTGCACTACAAGGAACTTCTCTAA
- a CDS encoding CoA-acylating methylmalonate-semialdehyde dehydrogenase produces the protein MRTIGHFIDGVETSGNSIEFQDVFNPATGEVQARVALASQADLDVAVASAAAAQPKWAATNPQRRARVFFNFVALINQNMQELAELLSAEHGKTVEDSKGDILRGLEVSEFVAGAPHLLKGEFTDGAGPGIDMYSMRQPVGIGAGITPFNFPAMIPLWMLSPAIAAGNAFILKPSERDPSVPMRLAQLAIEAGLPKGILNVVHGGKSVVDAILAHEKIEAISFVGSTPIARYVYGTAAANGKRVQAFGGAKNHMVIMPDADMEKAADALMGAGYGSAGERCMAVSVAVPVGDGTADRIVAALKPRIEKLKVGPASDAGSEMGPVVTKASQERIKSLISSGESQGAELVIDGRDFTLQGYENGYFVGPTLFDRVTPEMDIYKEEIFGPVLSVVRSQTYEDAVTLIMDNAYGNGTAVFTRDGDAARDFAARINVGMVGINVPVPVPLAYHSFGGWKASAFGDLNQHGTDSIKFWTRTKTVTARWPSGIKDGAEFQMPTMK, from the coding sequence ATGCGCACAATCGGACATTTCATTGATGGCGTCGAAACCAGCGGCAACTCGATCGAGTTTCAGGACGTCTTCAACCCGGCCACCGGCGAGGTTCAGGCGCGCGTGGCGCTGGCAAGCCAGGCTGATCTGGACGTCGCCGTCGCTTCGGCCGCCGCTGCGCAGCCCAAATGGGCAGCGACCAATCCGCAGCGGCGGGCGCGCGTCTTCTTCAATTTCGTCGCCCTGATCAACCAGAACATGCAGGAACTGGCCGAACTGCTTAGCGCCGAGCATGGCAAGACCGTCGAGGATTCCAAGGGAGACATCCTGCGAGGGCTCGAAGTGTCCGAATTCGTCGCCGGCGCGCCCCACCTGCTCAAGGGCGAATTCACCGACGGCGCCGGACCGGGCATCGACATGTATTCCATGCGCCAGCCGGTCGGCATCGGCGCGGGCATCACGCCCTTCAACTTCCCGGCCATGATCCCGCTCTGGATGCTCTCGCCCGCCATTGCTGCCGGAAATGCCTTCATTCTCAAGCCCTCCGAGCGTGATCCCTCCGTGCCGATGCGGCTGGCGCAGCTGGCCATTGAGGCCGGTCTGCCCAAGGGCATCCTGAACGTGGTGCATGGCGGCAAATCGGTCGTCGATGCCATTCTCGCACACGAGAAGATCGAAGCCATCAGCTTTGTAGGCTCCACGCCCATCGCCCGCTATGTCTATGGAACGGCAGCCGCCAATGGCAAGCGCGTGCAGGCGTTCGGTGGCGCCAAGAACCATATGGTCATCATGCCGGATGCCGACATGGAAAAGGCCGCCGATGCCCTGATGGGCGCCGGCTATGGCTCGGCGGGCGAACGCTGCATGGCTGTTTCGGTGGCCGTACCGGTCGGCGATGGCACGGCGGACCGCATCGTTGCTGCGCTCAAGCCGCGGATCGAAAAGCTCAAGGTCGGCCCGGCCTCCGATGCCGGCTCTGAAATGGGGCCGGTCGTCACCAAGGCCAGTCAGGAGCGCATCAAGTCACTGATTTCGAGTGGAGAGAGCCAGGGCGCCGAACTGGTTATCGACGGGCGCGACTTTACCCTGCAGGGTTATGAAAACGGCTATTTCGTGGGCCCGACCCTGTTCGATCGCGTGACCCCGGAAATGGACATCTACAAGGAAGAAATCTTCGGCCCGGTCCTGAGTGTCGTGCGTAGCCAGACTTATGAGGATGCCGTGACCCTGATCATGGACAATGCCTATGGCAATGGCACCGCGGTCTTCACCCGTGACGGCGACGCCGCCCGCGATTTTGCCGCGCGCATCAATGTCGGCATGGTCGGCATCAATGTGCCGGTTCCCGTGCCGCTGGCCTATCACAGCTTTGGCGGCTGGAAGGCGAGCGCCTTCGGCGATCTCAACCAGCACGGCACCGATTCCATCAAATTCTGGACTCGGACAAAGACCGTAACGGCACGCTGGCCCAGCGGTATCAAGGATGGCGCCGAATTCCAGATGCCGACCATGAAGTAG
- a CDS encoding recombinase family protein, protein MLRRKEKKVLEVNEAEAAIVNTVFRLYMNGHEGGSPMGIKAITTHLNTRGYRYRGKAFYTASVERILKNEAYIGIHYYNRIDSRTRKECPPSEWIRMAVPVIVDQETFDAVQSTLQARNPRKTAPRVVTGPTLLTGIAACDQCGRGMMLRTGKGGRYKYLTCAKSATEGTGCGHSVRMDKIDELVISAVEEQIFAPQRLAAILEAMTDRTDATRQQLDAEIGRQRAAIADAQSRLDRLYDAIEAGVAELHYTRFRERVDLSKLQVREGTAALESLRRRSTVRTELSPVMVRRFSSGIRRRLRDADPAFRRTWLHTFVSKVTIGKDRIRICGPKGQLLKAVSDGEDSARAMVPNFAGEWRAGQNKTANSYRIEINR, encoded by the coding sequence GTGCTGCGCCGCAAGGAGAAGAAGGTTCTCGAGGTCAACGAGGCGGAGGCCGCCATCGTCAACACGGTGTTCAGGCTCTACATGAACGGCCACGAGGGCGGCAGCCCCATGGGCATCAAGGCCATCACTACCCACCTCAACACCCGGGGCTACCGGTATCGGGGCAAGGCCTTCTATACCGCCTCGGTCGAGCGCATCCTCAAGAACGAAGCCTATATCGGCATCCATTACTACAATCGCATCGACAGCCGCACCCGCAAGGAATGCCCGCCATCCGAATGGATCAGGATGGCGGTGCCGGTCATCGTCGACCAGGAAACCTTCGATGCCGTACAGAGCACCTTGCAGGCGCGCAATCCCAGGAAGACGGCGCCGCGGGTCGTCACCGGCCCGACCCTTCTGACTGGTATTGCCGCCTGCGATCAGTGCGGGCGCGGCATGATGTTGCGCACCGGCAAGGGTGGCCGGTACAAGTATTTGACTTGCGCCAAGAGTGCCACCGAGGGCACCGGCTGTGGCCATTCGGTCAGGATGGACAAGATCGACGAGCTGGTGATCAGCGCCGTTGAGGAGCAGATCTTCGCTCCCCAGCGTCTCGCAGCCATCCTCGAGGCCATGACCGACCGAACCGATGCGACCCGCCAGCAACTCGATGCCGAGATCGGGCGACAGCGTGCCGCCATCGCTGACGCCCAATCGCGCCTCGACCGGCTCTACGACGCCATCGAGGCCGGTGTTGCCGAGCTACACTATACCCGCTTCAGGGAACGCGTCGATTTGTCCAAGCTGCAGGTTCGCGAGGGCACCGCAGCGCTCGAATCGTTGCGCCGGCGCAGCACGGTCCGGACTGAACTTTCACCGGTCATGGTGCGACGCTTCTCCTCCGGGATCCGCCGCCGCCTTCGCGATGCCGATCCGGCATTTCGTCGTACCTGGTTGCATACCTTTGTCAGCAAGGTGACCATCGGCAAGGATCGCATCCGCATCTGCGGACCCAAGGGTCAGCTTTTGAAAGCCGTTTCGGATGGGGAGGATTCTGCGCGAGCAATGGTGCCCAATTTTGCAGGAGAATGGCGCGCCGGTCAGAATAAAACTGCGAACTCATATCGTATTGAAATTAATAGATAA